From a region of the Mercurialis annua linkage group LG1-X, ddMerAnnu1.2, whole genome shotgun sequence genome:
- the LOC126655400 gene encoding uncharacterized protein LOC126655400, producing the protein MKKLLLLLLMILHLIIATSAEVLLPLNASSAGVGEFKPVQPVEYRLIEASMMIGNDTITGQPRRRRLEPYQVCLVCKCCAEASATTCSSMPCCFGIDCQLPNKPFGVCAFVPKTCNCTSCPA; encoded by the exons ATGAAGAAACTACTACTATTACTTCTTATGATTCTTCACTTGATCATTGCTACTTCAG CTGAAGTACTGTTGCCACTAAATGCATCATCAGCAGGAGTAGGCGAATTCAAGCCGGTTCAACCGGTGGAGTACCGGCTAATTGAGGCGTCGATGATGATAGGGAACGATACCATAACTGGGCAGCCGCGGCGAAGAAGGTTAGAACCTTATCAGGTGTGTTTAGTATGCAAGTGCTGTGCTGAAGCATCTGCAACTACATGTTCTTCTATGCCTTGCTGCTTTGGTATTGATTGTCAGCTACCAAATAAGCCTTTTGGGGTTTGTGCTTTTGTACCTAAGACTTGCAATTGTACTTCTTGTCCTGCTTAG